From a region of the Impatiens glandulifera chromosome 4, dImpGla2.1, whole genome shotgun sequence genome:
- the LOC124936988 gene encoding 3-oxoacyl-[acyl-carrier-protein] reductase FabG-like: MEPWNQLPGKVVMVTGASSGLGREFCLNLAKAGCYIIAAARSVNKLNSLCNEINEINTKIKELSLVTKAVAVELDVSSNENDISEAVRTSWNAYGRIDVLINNAGVRGSITSVIDISEKEWEWTMKTNLTGAWLVAKCVMERMIKDGIARSIVNISSIGGLNRVITPGGAAYYTSKAALNTLTNVMALEAGKYQIRVNSIAPGFFKSDITEDIFKKEWLKNDVWKTVPLRTLGETDPGLTSLIKYLIHDSSCYVSGNVFVVDSGYIIPGFPLFSSL; encoded by the exons ATGGAGCCCTGGAACCAACTGCCCGGAAAAGTGGTGATGGTGACCGGAGCCTCGTCTGGGCTTGGTCGGGAATTCTGTCTCAACTTGGCTAAGGCGGGTTGTTACATCATTGCAGCAGCCCGTAGTGTGAACAAACTTAACTCCTTGTGCAACGAGATTAATGagataaatacaaaaataaaagaattatctCTTGTTACCAAAGCTGTCGCGGTTGAGTTGGACGTGAGCTCAAACGAAAATGACATTTCCGAGGCAGTAAGAACATCTTGGAATGCATATGGACGAATAGATGTTCTCATCAATAATGCTGGTGTTAGAG gaAGCATTACTTCGGTAATAGATATTAGCGAAAAAGAATGGGAGTGGACCATGAAGACAAACTTAACTGGTGCATGGTTGGTTGCAAAATGTGTGATGGAAAGGATGATAAAAGACGGGATAGCAAGAAGCATCGTAAATATCTCCTCCATCGGTGGCCTCAACCGTGTTATTACTCCTGGTGGTGCCGCCTACTACACCTCTAAGGCTGCCCTCAACACTTTAACTAAT gTTATGGCATTAGAGGCGGGGAAGTATCAAATAAGAGTGAATTCAATAGCACCTGGATTTTTTAAATCGGACATAACtgaagatatttttaaaaaagagtGGCTAAAGAACGATGTTTGGAAAACTGTACCATTAAGAACCTTGGGAGAAACTGACCCCGGTTTGACTTCgctaatcaaatatttgattcacgACTCCTCGTGTTACGTTTCGGGGAATGTTTTCGTCGTGGACTCCGGCTATATTATTCCTGGTTTCCCTCTTTTCTCTTCTCTTTGA
- the LOC124936235 gene encoding uncharacterized protein LOC124936235 isoform X1, producing MQALTRWRNFFITASSSSSSSQLASFHSSPILLQKNNKRNNQDARREEKPSKDHIRFETRQKRADTKKALKSLLFNGGSPRSTIFQDHTTSVASDHDNANSSNRRNRAKSFSAHRANKEAHQKRMKRKKRRGSFSGEEDEFPGNTFRATFGHKCYTWSFVGDGGFFTENSNNFFEWKEPPKHDDTRQKDWRNESDHESSDDDETAPVENPSSQERILLGLPPLGDITIADVKKVFRLTALKWHPDKHQGPSQGMAEEKFRRCLDAYKYLCGIHSSRLA from the exons ATGCAAGCATTAACAAGATGGCGCAACTTCTTCATCacagcatcatcatcatcatcatcgtcccAATTGGCTTCTTTTCATTCCAGTCCCATCCTTCTCCAGAAGAATAATAAAAGGAACAAT CAGGATGCTAGAAGAGAAGAAAAGCCAtcaaaa GATCATATTCGTTTTGAAACACGACAAAAACGAGCTGATACAAAGAAAGCCCTCAAGAGTCTTCTTTTCAATGGTGGGTCACCAAGGTCAACCATTTTTCAG GATCATACAACAAGTGTAGCTTCTGATCATGATAATGCAAATAGTTCTAATAGAAGAAACCGGGCTAAGTCTTTTTCTGCTCATCGTGCTAACAAAGAAGCTCATCAAAAGAGAATGAAAC GTAAAAAAAGACGGGGGAGTTTTTCAGGTGAAGAAGATGAATTTCCCGGGAATACATTTCGAGCAACTTTTGGGCATAAATGTTATACTTGGTCCTTCGTGGGTGATGGAGGTTTCTTTACTgaaaattctaataattttttcgaGTGGAAAGAACCTCCAAAGCATGATGATACAAGGCAAAAAGATTGGAGGAATGAGAGCGATCACGAATCTTCTGATGATGATGAAACCGCTCCAGTTGAGAATCCATCTAGTCAAGAAAGAATCTTACTTGGCCTACCACCATTAGGTGATATAACTATAGCCGATGTGAAAAAAGT ATTCCGTTTAACGGCTTTGAAATGGCATCCTGACAAGCACCAAGGCCCCTCGCAG GGAATGGCAGAAGAGAAATTCAGGCGATGTTTGGACGCTTATAAATATCTTTGTGGGATACACTCGTCGCGGTTGGCTTAA
- the LOC124936235 gene encoding uncharacterized protein LOC124936235 isoform X2 yields MQALTRWRNFFITASSSSSSSQLASFHSSPILLQKNNKRNNDARREEKPSKDHIRFETRQKRADTKKALKSLLFNGGSPRSTIFQDHTTSVASDHDNANSSNRRNRAKSFSAHRANKEAHQKRMKRKKRRGSFSGEEDEFPGNTFRATFGHKCYTWSFVGDGGFFTENSNNFFEWKEPPKHDDTRQKDWRNESDHESSDDDETAPVENPSSQERILLGLPPLGDITIADVKKVFRLTALKWHPDKHQGPSQGMAEEKFRRCLDAYKYLCGIHSSRLA; encoded by the exons ATGCAAGCATTAACAAGATGGCGCAACTTCTTCATCacagcatcatcatcatcatcatcgtcccAATTGGCTTCTTTTCATTCCAGTCCCATCCTTCTCCAGAAGAATAATAAAAGGAACAAT GATGCTAGAAGAGAAGAAAAGCCAtcaaaa GATCATATTCGTTTTGAAACACGACAAAAACGAGCTGATACAAAGAAAGCCCTCAAGAGTCTTCTTTTCAATGGTGGGTCACCAAGGTCAACCATTTTTCAG GATCATACAACAAGTGTAGCTTCTGATCATGATAATGCAAATAGTTCTAATAGAAGAAACCGGGCTAAGTCTTTTTCTGCTCATCGTGCTAACAAAGAAGCTCATCAAAAGAGAATGAAAC GTAAAAAAAGACGGGGGAGTTTTTCAGGTGAAGAAGATGAATTTCCCGGGAATACATTTCGAGCAACTTTTGGGCATAAATGTTATACTTGGTCCTTCGTGGGTGATGGAGGTTTCTTTACTgaaaattctaataattttttcgaGTGGAAAGAACCTCCAAAGCATGATGATACAAGGCAAAAAGATTGGAGGAATGAGAGCGATCACGAATCTTCTGATGATGATGAAACCGCTCCAGTTGAGAATCCATCTAGTCAAGAAAGAATCTTACTTGGCCTACCACCATTAGGTGATATAACTATAGCCGATGTGAAAAAAGT ATTCCGTTTAACGGCTTTGAAATGGCATCCTGACAAGCACCAAGGCCCCTCGCAG GGAATGGCAGAAGAGAAATTCAGGCGATGTTTGGACGCTTATAAATATCTTTGTGGGATACACTCGTCGCGGTTGGCTTAA
- the LOC124936984 gene encoding 3-oxoacyl-[acyl-carrier-protein] reductase FabG-like, with amino-acid sequence MEPWSQLPGKVVLVTGASSGIGRGFCLDLANAGCHIIAAARRVDMLNSLCEEIIEINNRKKELMIITKAVVVELDVTSEDNVIAEAVQLAWNAFGRIDVLVNNAGIRGSINSAVNLSEEEWEKTMKTNLNGAWLVAKNVANLMAKIGIAGCIINISSVNGLNRVHTPGGAAYCSSKAALNTLTKVMALEIGKHRIRVNAIAPGLFKSEITKELVKKKGLNNAIRRTIPLMTTGEIDPALTSLIRYLIHDSSKYVSGNIFIVDSGYSLPGFPLFSCL; translated from the exons ATGGAACCTTGGAGCCAGCTGCCCGGAAAGGTGGTTCTGGTGACTGGAGCCTCATCGGGCATTGGTCGAGGGTTCTGTCTCGACTTGGCTAACGCGGGTTGTCACATCATTGCAGCAGCCCGTCGTGTGGATATGCTTAACTCGTTGTGTGAGGAGATTATTGAGATAAACAATAGAAAAAAAGAACTAATGATCATTACAAAAGCTGTAGTTGTTGAGTTGGATGTCACTTCCGAAGACAATGTTATCGCCGAGGCAGTGCAATTGGCTTGGAATGCATTTGGACGCATCGATGTTCTTGTTAACAATGCTGGTATTAGAG GAAGTATAAACTCGGCAGTGAATTTGAGCGAGGAGGAATGGGAGAAGACAATGAAGACAAACCTAAACGGGGCATGGTTAGTGGCAAAAAACGTTGCAAATTTGATGGCGAAGATCGGGATAGCCGGTTGTATCATCAATATTTCATCCGTCAATGGCCTCAACCGTGTTCATACCCCTGGGGGTGCTGCTTACTGTTCCTCTAAGGCCGCACTTAACACATTAACCAAA GTTATGGCATTAGAAATAGGAAAACATCGTATAAGGGTGAATGCAATAGCACCTGGACTTTTTAAGTCGGAGATAACCAAAGAACTTGTCAAAAAGAAGGGGCTCAATAATGCTATACGACGAACCATACCACTAATGACCACTGGGGAAATAGATCCAGCACTTACTTCGCTCATTAGGTATCTGATTCACGATTCTTCAAAATACGTATCTGGAAACATCTTCATTGTGGATTCCGGTTACAGTCTTCCTGGTTTTCCCCTTTTCTCTTGTCTTTAA
- the LOC124933776 gene encoding 3-oxoacyl-[acyl-carrier-protein] reductase FabG-like, giving the protein MILESGEGMEPWSQLPGKVVLVTGASSGLGREFCLDLAKAGCHIIAAARRVDMLNSLCDEIIEINDRRKELMIVTKAVVVELDVTSEDNVIAEAVQSAWNAFGRIDVLVNNAGIRGSINSAVNLSEEEWEKTMKTNLNGAWLVARNVANLMAKTRIAGCIINISSVNGLNRVHTPGGAAYCSSKAALHTLTKVMALEMGKYQIRVNAIAPGLFKSEITEELIKKKWLNNVLRRTLPLMSFGEMDPALTSLIRYLIHDSSKYVSGNIFIADSGYSLPGVPLYSCL; this is encoded by the exons ATGATTTTAGAGAGTGGAGAGGGAATGGAACCTTGGAGCCAGCTGCCCGGAAAAGTGGTTCTGGTGACTGGAGCCTCATCGGGCCTTGGTCGAGAGTTTTGTCTCGACTTGGCTAAGGCGGGTTGTCACATCATTGCAGCAGCCCGTCGTGTGGATATGCTTAACTCGTTGTGTGACGAGATTATTGAGATAAATGATAGAAGAAAAGAACTAATGATCGTTACAAAAGCTGTAGTTGTCGAGTTGGATGTCACTTCCGAAGACAATGTTATCGCGGAGGCAGTTCAATCGGCTTGGAATGCATTTGGACGCATTGATGTTCTTGTTAACAATGCTGGTATTAGAG GAAGTATAAACTCGGCAGTGAACTTAAGCGAAGAGGAATGGGAGAAGACAATGAAGACAAACCTAAACGGCGCATGGCTAGTGGCAAGAAACGTAGCAAATTTGATGGCCAAGACGAGGATAGCCGGTTGTATCATCAATATTTCATCCGTCAATGGCCTCAACCGCGTCCATACCCCTGGCGGTGCTGCTTACTGTTCCTCTAAGGCCGCACTTCACACATTAACGAAA GTTATGGCATTAGAAATGGGAAAGTATCAAATAAGGGTGAATGCAATAGCACCAGGACTTTTTAAGTCGGAAATAACTGAAGAACTTATCAAAAAGAAGTGGCTCAATAATGTGTTACGACGAACTTTACCACTAATGAGCTTTGGGGAAATGGATCCAGCACTTACTTCGCTCATTAGGTATCTGATTCACGACTCTTCAAAATACGTATCTGGAAACATCTTCATTGCGGATTCTGGATATAGTCTTCCTGGTGTTCCCCTTTACTCTTGTCTTTAA